The nucleotide window CTTAAGATATTAGATTGTCAAATCATTCAACATATCGTCCCTTCTGGTTCAATCGGGCTTAGTGTTAGTTACCAAATCCAACACTGATCAGAGCATGAACCATATGGTATTATTGAACCCATTAAATCAGTCATGTAAATTATGCCCACACATAAGTCAGTATGGAGGAAATAAACCATGTTTCTTACCATGTAAACGTCTAAtaaatttcataatattttcTGCCATATTTGCAcccatttattcaaaaaatttctGATATTGTTAAACCCTCTATGTAACAgccttttttaatatttcttgaAGTAAATTGTATTGATTTGCCCCGAGTTTTACAAAACCCATGCAAtcaccaataattttttttttcttttcgatgAAAAACCCTGATTAACGTGGTGTGATCTTGAGTTCTCAAGCTCCATATAAACTTACTCTTTTGTCTAGGTACATACACCCTCTAGGTTATTGTATGATCCTAACTCGAGGAGCATCTATGTATTCTTTATTACTGCAGTTTTAGATTGGCAATTATTTTCAGTACAGTCCATATGTGTccgtttttttctttcttggtcATTATGAGCCATGGATACCTGTCTTGAGACTGAACCAGGTTAATTTGGTGCCATGCTAGTTGTTGCGCTCTTAGTTACTGAAGTTTAACAGTAAAACAGCTAGCTTATTTATAACTGCCTATGGTGTTTAACTAGGCACTAAAATGCTTTAAAAtgtaacaacaaaataagttttTGATTAATAGAAGAGGAAGAAACATTTTCAATCATAAGGCATAATTCTTGTTTTATCTTTTAACAGCATGAGCATCAAAGACCTATAGTGTACTGTGATGTTAGAGTAGGGAAGACAGATTCATTTTTCACATTAGGGACTACTTGTTAATAGCTTGGAACAAGATCTTGTATGTGTTATAGTTGTTGTTTTGTTGCATGTTATTTCATATGAGTATTCATTAGTTTTGTTTCCTTTGCAGTACTTCTTTCCAAAGTCTGGAACACCGACAAAGTATGAGGTTGTCTTTACTGCACCATCAGGAGAGAAAATCCATACGAGGAGGCATATGGAGGAGTATCTGAAGAAAAATGGTGGACCGAAGGTCTCAGAATTTGATTGGGGCAATGGCGAGACTCCAAGAAGATCGGCAAGGATCATCGAGAAGGCCAAGGCAGCTCCTCTAGTGGAGCATGAAAGTGAACCCCCTAAGAAACGGGGCAAAAAGTCAGCATCAAATTTAAAAGCATCAAAAGGAAAGATTGATGACAAAGCAGCTGAGGGGTCTGAAGTTGTCCagaaaaatgatgaagaaaGGATTCGAAAACCGGCAAAGGAGACgaagaaaagatggtggaataAAGAGTGGAAGATTGGTCAAAGCTCTGAATAGAATAAACTCTTGGCTTGTCTTCTGTCACTGATGACGCCTTGAAAATGGCTATTGCCTTTGTCGTGACTGTTTTGAATGGCTAAATTTTGTGTGGTGACATGGTTGCAGTTAATTATACTTCTGCAGCTGGAAAGTCTTTCCATTTTCACTGTTGGTTGAACTGCAACAATGCATGTAGTAAAATTCTCAATGacattaaaattacaattttgtgAGACAATTTGGATCCAAGTTTAAACTTCATGAGCCATGAAAAGTGAGCTTGTTGGTCTTTCCTAGAGCTGTGATATGGGTCTGCCCCATACACTATAATTTGGTGAGCCAGAAGGGAATATTAATGGAATTCTCTATATCTAAAATGAAAAGATGggatattaaattaaatccttTGTGGTTATAGgtattattaataataaggATGTTACACAACTCGACTTTAGATCACAAATTctcattattaaattttatcattgtcATTCAAGATCataaattgacataatattaGTTCCAAgattcaaactcaaaatcaaatgaatttAAACGTTAACCCCAACCCATGGTGCTACATATCAGAGCTCGTATTCAACTACATTTCTAATCAttgctaaaataaaattgacggAAGACAATTCCCGTCGTATCCTGCTAGGCGTCCGGCAACTAGATCTATTCGTCTTAAGTATATGTACCCCACATGTATAGACATCATAAATACAACAACAAGAAAGGGGGTAAGAAATCCAGCCATAACATATTATTAGGAAAAGCATGaactttaaataaatattaaaagaatatagTCTCCACTCTCTAATCACTTCCAGTAGTTACTACATATAATCTCTTCATTTCAAATATCATAGCAGCACATCATCTTCACACTCAAACACCCAATacaaaatcatcatatatatgcatagagctgtcaaaaataGGCCGGGCTCATGGGCCGGCCCATTGGCCCATATTTTTGGTCCGGGCTGGGCTGGCCCATTGccccatatttcattttatttttgttaaaaaacaacatattttttaaaaaaaaatatcaactaatttaaaatttattaacaaaaaaatattttaaaaaataaacttaataaatatggatgaatttagcttacagttttaaaattttaaagtttataaattattaatttgatttaattgaaagaataatctagagtttaattattattcaattgttaatgtaaaaattatttatatttttatgtccatccaatcatattttagcaaaaaaataatggtgagtaactaatacataagaaaatacataaaaaaaaagtgaataatttttaaaaataaaacataaacgggccaggccgggctggcccatggCCCACCCGGGCCGGGATCTAGAATTCACGGCCCAATCATAAACGGGCCGGGCTGGGCTGGCCCATTTCTATAGTCGGGCCTCTCGGGCCCGAGCCGGGCTGGGCCGGGCcggcccatttgacacctctatATATGCATATGGACTCTCCTAACGACCTATATGATTGTGGTATCACTCTTACTCATCATTTTGCCAGAGTTATGTTACTGGACTTTTCTCATCATAGTTTGCCAGAGGTATGTTACTGGACTTCTCCATCAGTCTTCGACTCTATATGAATGCATAGAAATAAATTCGACAAGTAACACAAGTATacacatattcaaataattcacaTATTAATGCAAGACTCTCACTAAAATGCACGACTCTAATGCAAGCACACAACTAGAAGGATTGGAATGGTGTAACTTTGGAGCTTTTGGGACATGTGAGCAAGAGATTCAAGGGTTAGGGTTTGGATTGGAAGAAAGATAGAAGTTGGAGCTTTGAATTGTGCATGTTGTTGAATCAATTAGGTGAGTTCTTAGATAGATTCTCCACCCTTGGGTTTGTGTGTGTGATTGTCAGTTTTATGGATCTATTATCTTGTGCACTTTGCCATTGATCTTGTGAAAACGTGTAAATGCTTGCCATGCAATAAACCTGTACTGTTTTCCATGTGTTCTGGATGCATTGGTAAatagaagtttaaaataaattagagtatcacaaaaaaaaaaaaatcaattttttcaattaatttaaatttgacgttatttaaaatttcaaaagaaatacGAAGATGAGTTAAAATGTATGCACTACTCCCTTATTTTAGTCCACAGTgcttatgtttatattttgtttcctccttcttcttcttttttttttttgaaataaaggatggtatattttttaatataaatttatatttatgtttgtcAACTTTGAAAAGGAAAACTTAATAACTGTAAAGTCGgtcaatataacattaattttttgttttttgttttttttggtcttagatgaagtggtaattcactgaaaataaactcacacacaactgtgaggtccgGATTCGAACCCGAGTCACaacgtccggccttgcaatttcagcatttgccagttgagctagaacTTCTAGACTTAATTTTTCTCTTCTACTCCTCTTTAACATGTAGTTAGGATATGTTGTTATTTCCAGTTTAGGGTTTTGGTTCTTGGATATTAAATGTGGTTTCTAGTTTTCTTTGTGGTTTATAGTTTAGGGTTATGGTTTcgataaaaaacaattttttaatcaacTCTTTAATGGATCCATATGTTGttttaatcatgttttttttattaagttattttttttttacaattagaCACAATTGGAGGGTTGGTTTCTGCTTGTGCTACACTATTGATAGATCATCTTACGTCATTCTTATCATGTTTTTCAGTTATTTTTAGTAGGTTTTAGCAacaaaaatgagataaaatattgattttaaccTATTTATGTAATCTATCATCATTTTAGACAATCGATTGTTATAGTTGGACCTTAGttaccaaataataaaaatttaatggaTTCGAAAGTTCTAATAACTTTTTATCTTTGTTATTTAagtcaatttattttaattttccaaattcaaattttatgcAAACTTCCCCCAATAACCACATATGTAACTTGTGGTTGTTAAGTTTTCCAATGAAtcactagagctgtcaaaatgggcgGCCCGATCCGTTTAGGGCTGGCTCTAACGGGCTTTAtcgggccgggccaaaaagcccgaTTGAAAAACGgccttgaaatatactacccgagcccggccctatacgGGCGCGGGCTTAACGGGCCGGttcatattaaaaattatatatttttttaaaaaagtactataaaatactactataaattttttttataaataatatttttaatatgtttaaataatgcctagaacaaaaataaattgtaaacatttttgtGCAAACGTCATAAACTAAAACGgcgaggaaaacaattttaaataaattagatacgttatggttatagatatttatatattcgatctttaaaattataaataacgaaacgagtaaatataattttatattacatgtatatttgtgttaattcattgaattttcacttttatttattactttgataatcaactaagtaaagaattatttgaaaaatata belongs to Medicago truncatula cultivar Jemalong A17 chromosome 6, MtrunA17r5.0-ANR, whole genome shotgun sequence and includes:
- the LOC25496577 gene encoding methyl-CpG-binding domain-containing protein 11; the protein is MASSVEKEGSAAVRDAGASEEPVWLDLPAPSGWTKKYFFPKSGTPTKYEVVFTAPSGEKIHTRRHMEEYLKKNGGPKVSEFDWGNGETPRRSARIIEKAKAAPLVEHESEPPKKRGKKSASNLKASKGKIDDKAAEGSEVVQKNDEERIRKPAKETKKRWWNKEWKIGQSSE